The Vibrio tubiashii ATCC 19109 genome has a segment encoding these proteins:
- a CDS encoding ammonium transporter has translation MSVTASQVHGAVQTLTQSSDTLFLLLGAIMVFLMHAGFAFLEVGTVRHKNQVNALVKILADFGISALAYFFIGYWVAYGANFFADAQVLSQGNGYELVKFFFLLTFAAAIPAIVSGGIAERARFYPILVATFFTVGLVYPVFEGMIWNGNFGLQAWFEAQFGYGFHDFAGSVVVHGVGGWIALVAVIFLGMRKGRIRAGKHTNFAPSNIPFLALGAWILCVGWFGFNVMSAQTLNGISGLVAMNSLMAMVGGIVAALIAGKNDPGFIHNGPLAGLVAICAGSDLMHPIGSLITGGVAGALFVYLFTYLQNKTKIDDVLGVWPLHGVCGAWGGIAAGIFGQSALGGLGGVSFTVQLLGTISGIAIAVIGALIVYGAIDKLSGLRLSEEDEFNGADLAIHKISATNED, from the coding sequence ATGAGCGTAACAGCAAGTCAGGTTCATGGAGCCGTTCAAACCCTGACTCAAAGTTCGGACACACTTTTTCTTCTTCTTGGCGCCATCATGGTGTTCTTAATGCACGCTGGCTTTGCCTTTTTGGAAGTTGGTACGGTGAGGCACAAAAACCAAGTGAATGCGTTAGTCAAAATCCTTGCTGACTTTGGTATTTCAGCACTTGCTTACTTCTTTATTGGCTATTGGGTCGCGTATGGTGCTAACTTTTTCGCAGACGCTCAAGTTTTGTCACAGGGTAACGGGTACGAATTAGTTAAGTTCTTCTTCCTACTAACATTTGCTGCTGCTATTCCTGCCATTGTTTCAGGTGGTATCGCTGAGCGTGCACGTTTTTATCCTATATTAGTCGCCACATTCTTTACGGTCGGATTAGTTTATCCCGTCTTTGAAGGCATGATCTGGAATGGTAACTTTGGCTTGCAAGCATGGTTTGAAGCGCAATTTGGCTATGGATTCCATGACTTCGCAGGTTCAGTCGTGGTACATGGCGTTGGCGGTTGGATAGCATTAGTTGCCGTTATCTTCCTAGGTATGCGTAAAGGGCGTATTAGAGCAGGGAAACACACCAACTTCGCGCCTTCAAACATCCCATTCTTAGCTTTGGGCGCATGGATTCTCTGTGTCGGATGGTTTGGCTTTAATGTGATGTCAGCGCAAACATTGAATGGTATCAGCGGGCTAGTTGCCATGAACTCATTGATGGCGATGGTTGGCGGTATTGTTGCAGCGCTTATCGCGGGTAAAAACGACCCGGGCTTTATTCATAACGGTCCTTTAGCGGGACTTGTGGCGATTTGTGCCGGTTCTGACCTAATGCATCCCATCGGCTCGCTCATTACTGGCGGCGTTGCGGGTGCGTTGTTTGTTTATCTATTTACCTATCTTCAAAACAAAACCAAGATTGATGACGTACTTGGCGTATGGCCTCTGCACGGCGTTTGTGGAGCGTGGGGCGGTATCGCAGCAGGAATCTTCGGTCAAAGCGCGCTAGGCGGGTTAGGAGGCGTGAGCTTTACCGTTCAGCTACTCGGTACTATTTCAGGTATTGCCATCGCAGTGATTGGTGCGCTAATAGTCTACGGAGCTATTGATAAATTATCTGGTTTACGCTTGTCAGAGGAAGATGAGTTTAACGGAGCAGACTTAGCCATTCATAAGATTTCAGCCACAAACGAAGACTAA
- a CDS encoding formate dehydrogenase subunit gamma, producing MFSMFKRASLVMLSMMAALLFALSLPAHAEQKESEVAQREMTQLAGADFWRQVRQGEEGYTTSQFPEHGMLISTPGQTWYILKEKWMSPAGAVAIFGSIAFVTLMYIVIGPLMLSAPRTGKKIKRWSRLDRALHWSMAFTFLTLAFSGLMLVYGKHFLKPYIPSELWGFIIMLAKQYHNYIGPIFYVLLLCVLIKWWRKSIFKKVDIAWFMKLGGMVGKHKGSHPSAEFSNAGEKALFWLLIVVGSVVALSGLVLDFPIFGQTRRDMELSNLVHMLAALILICGFVFHIYIGLFGMEGALEGMVTGEVDETWAKEHHDLWYQEMMEKERQEQGVSTADNNSGNQVKGAQTNEQTS from the coding sequence ATGTTTTCAATGTTTAAACGTGCATCTCTTGTAATGCTGTCAATGATGGCAGCATTACTCTTTGCTTTATCGCTGCCTGCGCATGCTGAGCAAAAAGAGTCTGAAGTTGCACAACGTGAAATGACCCAATTGGCAGGAGCCGATTTCTGGCGTCAAGTTCGTCAAGGCGAAGAGGGCTACACGACGTCTCAGTTCCCTGAGCATGGAATGCTAATTAGTACCCCAGGTCAAACTTGGTACATTTTGAAAGAGAAATGGATGTCACCTGCGGGAGCTGTGGCGATTTTCGGTAGTATCGCATTCGTTACCTTAATGTACATTGTGATTGGTCCTCTCATGTTGAGTGCGCCAAGAACAGGTAAGAAGATCAAACGCTGGTCTCGACTGGATCGCGCCTTGCACTGGAGTATGGCGTTTACCTTCTTAACACTCGCGTTTAGCGGGCTGATGTTGGTTTACGGTAAACATTTCCTTAAGCCGTACATTCCGTCAGAGCTATGGGGTTTCATCATCATGTTGGCGAAGCAATACCATAACTACATTGGACCTATCTTCTACGTGTTACTGCTGTGTGTTCTGATTAAGTGGTGGCGTAAATCAATCTTTAAGAAAGTCGATATTGCTTGGTTTATGAAGCTTGGTGGTATGGTTGGCAAACACAAAGGTTCACATCCTTCGGCAGAGTTTTCAAACGCAGGTGAAAAAGCACTATTTTGGTTGCTTATTGTCGTGGGCTCTGTGGTTGCGCTTAGTGGTCTGGTGTTAGATTTCCCGATCTTTGGTCAGACTCGCCGTGATATGGAGCTGTCTAACCTCGTCCATATGTTAGCGGCACTCATTCTGATCTGTGGTTTCGTGTTCCATATTTATATCGGTCTGTTCGGTATGGAAGGCGCACTAGAAGGCATGGTAACGGGTGAGGTTGACGAAACTTGGGCGAAAGAGCACCACGATCTTTGGTATCAAGAAATGATGGAAAAAGAGCGTCAAGAGCAGGGAGTAAGTACTGCGGACAACAACTCTGGTAACCAAGTAAAAGGAGCGCAGACAAATGAACAAACCTCATAA